Proteins encoded in a region of the Leifsonia sp. PS1209 genome:
- a CDS encoding glycosyltransferase family 4 protein yields MNRTRRTVLVAHPSSELYGSDRVLLESVTALVDDGWDVVVTVPDDGPLLPEVVARGARVRRCAAPVVRKSALRPLGFVRFVGTAVRGLVDGMRMLRQERPALVYVNTVTVPLWIGLGRLARVPVLCHVHEGESSASPLLRRILALPLLLANTIVANSRFSVGVLGGSFPSLERRAEVVYNAVPGPPERTPVRASIDGDLRVTYIGRLSPRKGVDVAIDAIAELDRRGVPATLDLVGAVFPGYEWYETALREQVEKKKLGDRVSFRGFQPSVWEYVHGGDVVLVPSRADEPFGNTAVEAILSGRPVIASATSGLLEATAGYATATTVVPGSSDSLADALVGTIADWEDTRANVGSDAEAAERRHSPGAYRRRIAAIVRGNARTR; encoded by the coding sequence ATGAACCGCACGCGGCGCACGGTTCTCGTGGCGCACCCGAGCTCGGAGCTGTACGGCTCCGACCGGGTGCTCCTCGAGAGCGTCACCGCCCTCGTCGACGATGGCTGGGATGTGGTGGTGACGGTGCCGGACGATGGCCCGCTGCTGCCCGAAGTCGTCGCCCGCGGGGCGAGGGTCAGGAGGTGCGCGGCACCCGTGGTGCGCAAGAGCGCCCTCCGCCCCCTCGGCTTCGTGCGGTTCGTCGGCACGGCCGTCCGCGGCCTCGTCGACGGGATGCGGATGCTCCGCCAGGAGCGTCCGGCCCTCGTCTACGTGAACACGGTCACCGTGCCCCTCTGGATCGGACTCGGACGCCTCGCCCGCGTGCCCGTGCTCTGTCACGTGCACGAGGGCGAGAGCTCCGCCTCCCCTCTGCTCCGGCGCATCCTGGCGCTGCCGCTGCTGCTCGCGAACACCATCGTGGCCAACAGCAGATTCAGCGTCGGCGTGCTCGGCGGGTCGTTCCCGTCGCTGGAGCGCCGCGCGGAGGTCGTGTACAACGCCGTCCCCGGCCCGCCGGAGCGCACGCCCGTGCGGGCGAGCATCGACGGCGACCTGCGGGTGACGTACATCGGCAGGCTCTCTCCCCGCAAGGGCGTCGACGTCGCCATCGACGCGATCGCCGAGCTCGACCGCCGCGGCGTGCCGGCGACGCTCGACCTCGTCGGAGCGGTGTTCCCCGGCTACGAATGGTACGAGACGGCACTGCGCGAGCAGGTCGAGAAGAAGAAGCTCGGCGACAGGGTCAGCTTCCGCGGGTTCCAGCCGTCGGTGTGGGAGTACGTGCACGGCGGCGACGTCGTCCTCGTGCCGTCGCGCGCCGACGAGCCGTTCGGCAACACCGCCGTCGAGGCCATCCTGAGCGGCCGTCCGGTCATCGCGAGCGCCACGAGCGGTCTTCTCGAGGCGACGGCGGGATACGCGACGGCCACCACGGTCGTCCCCGGCAGCTCCGACTCGCTGGCAGACGCCCTGGTCGGGACCATCGCGGACTGGGAAGACACCAGGGCGAACGTCGGTTCGGACGCCGAGGCGGCCGAACGCCGGCACAGCCCGGGCGCCTACCGCCGCAGGATCGCCGCGATCGTGCGCGGCAACGCTCGCACGCGCTGA